A region of Streptomyces sp. TG1A-60 DNA encodes the following proteins:
- the nuoE gene encoding NADH-quinone oxidoreductase subunit NuoE translates to MTTTPDGVSLGMPQLPAPDYPDDVRARLERDAAQVVARYPDSRSALLPLLHLVQSEEGHVTRTGMRFCADVLGLTTAEVTAVATFYSMYRRKPSGDYQVGVCTNTLCAVMGGDAIFEALQDHLGVGNGETTDDGKVTLEHIECNAACDFAPVVMVNWEFFDNQTVDSAKRLVDDLRSGTQVEPTRGAPLCTFKDTARILAGFPDERPGAVEASGGAGPASLVGLRLARGEAGVARVVHPRDGGPHDEPHDTVHEPSPAEHLSSHDAPQDTSASDPAHPAGPAAEEGE, encoded by the coding sequence GTGACCACCACCCCCGATGGCGTCAGCCTGGGCATGCCCCAACTGCCCGCGCCCGACTACCCGGACGACGTTCGAGCACGGCTGGAGCGGGACGCGGCCCAGGTCGTCGCCCGCTACCCGGACTCCCGGTCCGCCCTGCTGCCGTTGCTGCATCTCGTGCAGTCGGAGGAGGGCCATGTCACCCGCACCGGCATGCGGTTCTGCGCCGACGTGCTCGGCCTGACCACGGCCGAGGTCACCGCGGTCGCCACCTTCTACAGCATGTACCGGCGCAAGCCGAGCGGTGACTACCAGGTGGGCGTCTGCACCAACACCCTGTGCGCGGTGATGGGCGGCGACGCGATCTTCGAGGCGCTCCAGGACCACCTCGGTGTCGGCAACGGCGAGACCACCGACGACGGCAAGGTCACGCTGGAGCACATCGAGTGCAACGCGGCCTGCGACTTCGCACCGGTCGTGATGGTCAACTGGGAGTTCTTCGACAACCAGACCGTGGACAGCGCCAAGCGCCTCGTCGACGACCTGCGCTCCGGAACGCAGGTCGAGCCGACGCGCGGGGCGCCGCTGTGCACCTTCAAGGACACCGCGCGGATCCTCGCCGGCTTCCCCGACGAGCGGCCGGGGGCCGTCGAGGCCAGCGGCGGTGCGGGACCCGCCTCGCTGGTCGGCCTCCGCCTGGCCAGGGGAGAGGCCGGAGTCGCGCGCGTGGTCCATCCGCGGGACGGCGGCCCGCACGACGAGCCGCACGACACGGTGCACGAACCGTCACCCGCCGAGCACCTCAGCTCGCACGACGCGCCGCAGGACACGTCGGCCTCGGACCCGGCCCACCCGGCAGGGCCTGCTGCCGAGGAGGGGGAGTGA
- a CDS encoding NADH-quinone oxidoreductase subunit D, giving the protein MTTATPRETTEGTVYTVTGGDWDEVAETAAKTDDERIIVNMGPQHPSTHGVLRLILEIDGETVTEARCGIGYLHTGIEKNLEYRTWTQGTTFVTRMDYLTPFFNETAYCLAVEKLLGIEDQIPDRATIMRVLLMELNRLSSHLVAIATGGMELGATTIMIYGFRDRELILDIFELITGLRMNHAYIRPGGLAQDLPPGAVDQIRELVKKMDRNLPEYDKLATGNPIFKARMQDIGYLDLAGCMALGATGPILRSAGLPHDLRKAQPYCGYETYDFDVPTADTCDSYGRFLIRLEEMRQSLRIVEQCLDRLQPGPVMVGDKKIAWPAQLALGPDGLGNSLDHIKKIMGTSMEALIHHFKLVTEGFRVPPGQTYVAVESPKGELGVHAVSDGGTRPFRVHYRDPSFTNLQAMAAMCEGGQVADVIVAVASIDPVMGGVDR; this is encoded by the coding sequence ATGACTACCGCAACTCCGCGCGAGACCACCGAGGGCACCGTATACACGGTCACCGGCGGCGACTGGGACGAGGTCGCCGAGACCGCGGCGAAGACCGACGACGAGCGCATCATCGTCAACATGGGCCCCCAGCACCCGTCCACGCACGGTGTGCTCCGGCTCATCCTGGAGATCGACGGCGAGACCGTCACCGAGGCCCGCTGCGGCATCGGCTATCTCCACACCGGCATCGAGAAGAACCTCGAGTACCGGACGTGGACGCAGGGCACCACGTTCGTGACGCGCATGGACTACCTGACGCCGTTCTTCAACGAGACGGCGTACTGCCTCGCCGTCGAGAAGCTCCTCGGCATCGAGGACCAGATCCCGGACCGCGCCACGATCATGCGCGTGCTCCTGATGGAGCTGAACCGGCTCTCCTCGCATCTGGTCGCCATCGCCACCGGCGGCATGGAGCTGGGCGCCACCACGATCATGATCTACGGCTTCCGTGATCGTGAACTCATTCTCGACATCTTCGAGCTGATCACCGGCCTGCGGATGAACCACGCGTACATCCGGCCCGGCGGACTCGCCCAGGACCTGCCGCCCGGCGCGGTGGACCAGATCCGCGAGCTCGTGAAGAAGATGGACAGGAACCTTCCCGAGTACGACAAGCTCGCCACCGGGAACCCCATCTTCAAGGCGCGTATGCAGGACATCGGCTACCTCGATCTGGCCGGCTGCATGGCCCTCGGCGCCACCGGCCCGATCCTCCGCTCCGCCGGCCTCCCGCACGACCTGCGCAAGGCACAGCCCTACTGCGGCTACGAGACGTACGACTTCGACGTCCCGACCGCCGACACCTGCGACTCCTACGGGCGCTTCCTGATCCGCCTCGAAGAGATGCGTCAGTCCCTCAGGATCGTCGAGCAGTGCCTGGACCGGCTGCAGCCCGGCCCGGTCATGGTCGGCGACAAGAAGATCGCCTGGCCCGCGCAGCTCGCCCTGGGGCCGGACGGGCTCGGCAACTCCCTGGACCACATCAAGAAGATCATGGGCACCTCCATGGAGGCCCTGATCCACCACTTCAAGCTGGTGACCGAGGGCTTCCGCGTCCCTCCGGGACAGACGTACGTGGCGGTCGAGTCGCCCAAGGGCGAACTCGGGGTGCACGCCGTGTCCGACGGAGGCACCCGCCCCTTCCGGGTCCACTACCGTGACCCGTCCTTCACCAACCTGCAGGCCATGGCGGCGATGTGCGAGGGCGGCCAGGTCGCCGACGTCATCGTCGCCGTCGCGTCCATCGACCCCGTGATGGGAGGCGTCGACCGGTGA
- a CDS encoding NADH-quinone oxidoreductase subunit C, which translates to MSDANGTNGPGGSDGVNPEQDLSASNLPGQRGEGGEEIRVQRGMFGAANGGDTSGYGGLVRSIRLPGPAGRPYGGWFDEVADELEGALEEQGLVPENVIDKTVVDRDEITFHIEREHLPHVARILRDDPALRFELCTGVSGVHYPGDKGRELHAVYHLRSITHNRLIRLEVSAPDADPHIPSLVPVYPTNDWHERETYDFFGIVFDGHPALTRIMMPDDWQGFPQRKDYPLGGIPVEYKGAQIPAPDQRRSYS; encoded by the coding sequence GTGAGTGACGCGAACGGCACGAACGGTCCGGGCGGCTCGGACGGGGTGAACCCCGAGCAGGACCTCTCCGCCTCCAACCTCCCCGGCCAGCGCGGCGAGGGCGGTGAGGAGATCCGCGTCCAGCGCGGCATGTTCGGCGCCGCCAACGGCGGCGACACCTCCGGCTACGGCGGTCTGGTGCGCTCCATCCGGCTCCCCGGCCCGGCCGGCCGCCCCTATGGCGGCTGGTTCGACGAGGTCGCCGACGAACTGGAGGGCGCCCTGGAGGAACAGGGCCTCGTCCCGGAGAACGTGATCGACAAGACCGTCGTCGACCGAGACGAGATCACCTTCCACATCGAACGCGAACATCTGCCGCACGTCGCCCGGATCCTCCGCGACGACCCGGCCCTGCGCTTCGAACTGTGCACCGGCGTCTCCGGCGTCCACTACCCCGGTGACAAGGGCCGAGAGCTGCACGCCGTCTACCACCTGCGCTCGATCACCCACAACCGGCTGATCCGCCTGGAGGTCTCCGCCCCCGACGCCGACCCGCACATCCCGTCGCTCGTCCCCGTCTACCCGACCAACGACTGGCACGAGCGCGAGACGTACGACTTCTTCGGCATCGTCTTCGACGGCCATCCCGCGCTGACGCGGATCATGATGCCGGACGACTGGCAGGGCTTCCCGCAGCGCAAGGACTACCCCCTCGGCGGCATCCCCGTTGAGTACAAGGGCGCCCAGATCCCGGCTCCGGACCAGCGGAGGTCGTACTCATGA